The following coding sequences lie in one Opisthocomus hoazin isolate bOpiHoa1 chromosome 7, bOpiHoa1.hap1, whole genome shotgun sequence genomic window:
- the TIMM9 gene encoding mitochondrial import inner membrane translocase subunit Tim9: MAGQIPEADQIKQFKEFLGTYNKLTENCFLDCIKDFTSREVKPEEMTCSDHCLQKYLKMTQRISMRFQEYHIQQNEALAAKAGLLGQPR, encoded by the exons ATGGCTGGACAAATACCGGAAGCTGATCAGATCAAGCAG TTCAAGGAGTTTCTTGGAACATACAATAAACTTACAGAAAACTGTTTCCTGGATTGCATAAAGGATTTCACTAGCAGAGAGGTTAAACCAGAAGAG ATGACGTGCTCAGACCACTGCctgcagaagtatttaaaaatgacACAAAGGATCTCGATGAGATTTCAGGAGTACCATATTCAGCAGAACGAAGCTCTGGCAGCTAAAGCAGGACTGCTTGGCCAACCTCGTTAG